The DNA segment ttttgtctagtttttttagacttgtaatcgttatattttagcataaacagatatatagaaaataacatagtaacatggtcaacttgtattgtattgaggttgtcctaaaagctaatatgttcggttaaaaatctaaaataataGATAAAAGGATCACAatgttaatattggcaaaagatagggaccttaaaatgtgtttttcaaaatagggggactaaacagtgtgttaggtaaaaagtaagggactaataaattatttaccctagaaTTAATAAGGTGATTTAAGGTAAGTTGGAATTATTATGGCCATTAATTTAGAGTATAAGACAGTATAATTAATGAATAGCATGCCTAAGGCTGCTCTAGGGCTGCTAGAGCTGCTGGTAGGGTCAGTTTGACTCCTTGATTGATTGAAGGAgaaccttgtatatatatgtgtattgcttttaaataaaatatatcaatgtagactcttaatctacatggtatcccatgtattctagtgtattacatggtctgtaacatggtatcagagcctaactaAGGTTTCTGAATTCTTTTTTCTGGGCAGTATTTCCAGAGTTGTGAAGTATTTCCAGAGTTGTGTTTCTGCAAGGGTTCAATATTTTCTGGATAGTATTTCCCAGGGTTCAATATTTTCTGGGTAGTATTTCCCAGGGTTCCATTTCTGTCAAGAGCTTGGGTCTCTTGAATACTCACTGTTGGGACATCATTTTATCTCACCACCCCTCTGGTTGATCCCTTCCGCCTCCGATCCGCGTTTCCTCACATTCCGACCACCCTGTGTCGTCGTCGCTGTAAGAAAAGTCCTCCTTAAATGGGTATCAGAGCTTTGTTTTGGTCTCTGTTTTGGGTTTCTGGATTGAGAGATTCCAGAATTTGTTTTCTGCCTTGTGAGCAGAATTTCTGGGTTTGTACTTTTGGGATGTTTCTTTCAGCAGTAGTATTGTCTGCCTTGTGAGCAGAGTTTGAGTTCACCTCAATGGATTGTCGCTGTTCCTCTTCCGCCGTTGTCACCTCTCTGTTTCCGACCTGTCTGTCCGGTTAGTTTTCGGGTGAATCTCCATTTGTGTTGGTGATGTTTTAAATGGGTTCTGCTTTTCCGTTTCGAACGAGGATTGTTGTTGTCTCGTCGTCTATCTTCTGCCCTACCGATTTGGTTCTTCTGAGTTGCGTCTCCCGGATTATACTCTATATTCTAAAGTATCTTAAGCTTTTTGTTTTCAGTTGTATTGTCTGGAAGACTATGTTATCTATATCTCTAGCAAGCTGAGCATGATTAAAATTCATGCttcagcttgagggggagtgttagAGTATAAGACAGTGTAATTAATGAATAGCATGCCTAAGGCTGCTCTAGGGCTGCTAGAGCTGCTGGTAGGGTCAGTTTGACTCCTTGATTGAAGGAgaaccttgtatatatatgtgtattgcttttaaataaaatatatcaatgtagactcttaatctacatggtatcccatgtattCTAGTGTATTACATGGTCTGTAACACCTATTTAAGAGAATCGCTCTGTACCAATTGATTATGCAATTGATTAATGAAATCTTCATTTCTTTCTTCTAAATTCTCTCTATATTCTCTCTTTTATCTGTTTATCTCGATCTCTCTCtaaccttctctcttctttccctattcttctcttctcttaAGATCTTTTCTGCCCTAATCTTACTGTCAGAAATCCTAATCCTGACAGAAGAAGTCTGTTGGATGGAGATGGGTGTATATTGTTAAAGTTAATTTTGATAGACAAGTGGCTCATTTAAAAGCTCGTCTTGTAGCAAAGGGGTACGCTCAGACCTATAGGGTAGATTATTCTGACACTTTTTCTCCGGTGGCAAAAATGACTTTTATTCGGCTCTTTATTTCAATGGTGGCTTGCTCTAATTGGCCTTTGCATCAATTGGATATTAAAAATGTCTTCTTACATGGGGATCTTCAAGGATAAGTTTGTATGGAGCAACCACCAGGGTTTGCTAAGGGGAGTTTGGCAAAGTTTGTTGTCTCCGCAAATCTTTAAATCGTGAAACAAAGTCCTAGACCATGATTTGGAAGTTTAGCCAAGCAGTTGAGAAGTTCAGGATGAAAAAGTGCAAGTGTGACCATTATGTTTTCTATAAACACTCTGCATCGGGTATGATTCTCCTTGtagtctatgtagatgatattgttATCACGGGAAGTGACATTTCATGAATCTCATCTCTAAAATCCTTTCTTCACGGTCAATTTCATAAAAAGGACCTAGGAGCTCTAAAGTACTTCTTGGGAATTGAGGTGTCAAGAAACAAGAAATGAATCTTTGAGTCTCAAAGAAAATATGTCTTTGATCTATTGTCAGAAACAGGAAAATCAAGTGTTAAGTCATGCAGTGCGCCTGCGACTGAATTTGCATCTCGCATTAGGAGAGTTATTTGAAGATCGTGGAAGAAATAGGTGTTTGGTTGGAAAACTAAACACTCCTACCCTGATATAGTCTATTCTGTCAGTGTTGTTAGCTAGTTTATGTCTTCTCCTACCATTGATTATTGGACTGCGCTTGAACAGTTCATATGTACCTTAAAAGGAGCTCCTGAATGAGGAATACTATACAAAAATCATGGTCATAACaagaatgaatttttttttgattcGTTCATTGAGGTCGAATGTTTCTGAGGATCTATTGATGGTTGTTGTGTTTTCCTAGGAGGAAATTTAGTTTCTTGGAAGAGCAAGAAGCAACATGCCGTATCTCGCTCTGGTGCTCATCAGAGTATCGAGCAATGTCTCAATTAGTTTGTGAGATTATGTGAACTCATCATCTCTTGTCTGAACTTGGATTCAAGATCACTACTCCAGTAAAGTTATGGTGTGATAATCAAGCAGCATTTCATATTGCATACAACTCTGTGTTTCATGAACGTACCAATCATATTGAAGTAGATTTATTTTATATGTGAGAAGCTATAGGGAACATCATTTCTACGATCTAAACCAATGAGCAACTTGGAGATATCTTCACTAAAGCCTTAAATGAGGTTGGAGTAAACTATATTTATAACAAGCTAGGCATGGAGTAAACTATATTTATAACAAGCTAGGCATGGAGTAAACTATATTTATAACAAGCTAGGCATGATAAATAACTATGCTCCAGCTTGAAAGAGAGTGTTACAGTTGTAAATATTAGTTGTTACAGGCTGTATTAGCATAGTCATAGGGATAGAATAGCATAATTATAGGTAATCACGTTAATTAGCTTTCCTAGTTTAGCTAGGAGGCTCTTGTATAAATCCATACTCTTCTCTATCATAAATAGATACAATATTACATTTTCTCATTCTATCTGTGTAACAAGACAAGTTAAGGTGCGTCaacatttttgaaattccaaatGGGATTTTCTCATTTGTATTAGGCCTAAAACTTCACTGGGCTGCTCTGTGGCCTATTTTGCAATTAATCCATCTGATGTCACTTaattagaacaaaaaaaaatggacaTATAAATCACAAAGTCGTCAGTCATTCCTACAGTGACAAGTTGATACATCTTCACCACTGGAACAAATAATCACAATTTATATATACCCCTAAttgagataataataataataataataataataataaaatttattcttGGACTTCACCTATAAACTTAGCCTTTTAGGTCGAATGGTTCCTTGACATGATACTAGAGCAGAGACTCTTAAACCAAGTGGTCCAGGGTTGAAATCCTAACTCCATTTGTAATGGAAATTCAACACATGGTAAGATGGGCATGTATTATACACGCTTCAAGCCCAATGGGTATTTGCATGTGGGCGTgtcagagataataataaaagctcTTCTTAGCCTTACCTATAAGCTTAAGCTTTGGGGTTATATGGTTTCTTGACAACCCCTATCACTCAAGGGTAAAAAGTAAAGCAaggatatatataaaagttgaaTAAAAGAATCTTACTCTTCATGTATGGGGATAAAGACATATGCCTTCTGAAATATATTGACACCCTTCCACCACCTTCTGAACTTGATAAAAGAGGATTCCTTATCACTCCCCTACAAATAAAGATGAGTTGCTGACATGTGTCAAATAGTAAAATTTGCAAAAGATACAGAATTTGCTGATGCATCCTACCAGTATCTCAAGAAAATTCAAAACTGTACTGAATATATGCTTATGTTTTATAATTCTAAATCCCTTGGGATAAATCGAGTACAGAAGTCTTACCCCTATCAACCCATTTTGCCTCGGTCTAAGATATATGAAATCATTACAAATTTCCTAAGCATGTAGTGATTGAATGACTACAGCAGGTAAGCAACAATGCTGCCAATGTTTTTAACTTAGGCAACTAGTTTTATGGCTCAATGTTTGACAAGCTGCTAATAAAAATATCGTAGAGCATATTGCATCAATGAATTTTATGTTTGAAGAATAAAATAAGAAATCtattgaaaaaacaaaaataaatttcccCATTTTGTTTGTCATCAAAAAATACAACTACCTTGTGAGACACAGCCTGTTTGAGTTTCTTGTAGAAGAAAGTATTAAAAAAGTGATAATCACATAAACCGTTGTTTGTAGGAGACATTTGCAGCCGCAAATACCTGTACAAATGCACCAACATCGCTCAAATATTTGCATACAAGAAGACTTGCAAGTAACACATGGAGAGAAAAAAAAGTTCTCAAGAATTacaaagaaaacaaaattattCTCCCTTGTACAAATAAGAAGTGTGATCTGCTTGATCCCTGACCAGACACAAGGAACCCAACTCGAAAAAGACttcaaactaaaaaactaaattatCAAATTATTGGCTTCCGTGGAAGATTGAATAACAGTAATTAGATATAGTCTTCCTAGAATGATGCTCACAAATATTGCTTCTGCTTATACATTTTATTTAAGTGATTCTATCATCAGAATCTTGTTCCTGAttgtattatttcattttagCATACATGTGAGACCCATAAACACATTGTCATTTTCCATATTTGGAAAAACAAAGAGCCTTCTCTCTGTAGGCAATGGCAAGTATTCCCGCTCTCTTCTTGGTCACAAACTGAACCTCACATGTCACCTACTGCTGTTTAATAACTACAAAATGAGatttacttcttctttttcttttggttgGTGGGGTAGTCTACACAATTTGTAGGTTTTGTGGATTTAATATCTTACACAAAACTGCTAATCAAGAATTTGTGTTTTGTTAGACAACTAGTCAAAACTAAAATGTTCAAGTTTGTGTCGACCCTTAAGGGCAAGGTCCTAATCCATTATCTAGGTTTAGATAGCTGAAAATCTCAAGTTTTCTGTACACAAAGCATCAAAATCACATAAAGAAAAGCTGAGGATTAAGCTACTGCGACTGCCATTATCTAGGTTTAGATAGCTGAAAATCTCAAGTTTTCTGTACACCAGGCATCAAAATTACATAAAGAAAAGCTGAGGATTAAGCTACTGCAACCAGAACAGTCAGAGACTTAAACTGATAGTCCCAAAACTGGCCTTTGGGTGCAACCAACATGAAGAAATAGCAAGCAAGAATATGATCAACAAAATGTTTGTGTGGAATAATACAACAAAGTAATAGTTCAGAAATTTATTCATTTCCCGGTGAATGTACTCATTTACAGGGTTGGAACTTTTAAAGGATAACAAGACAGGACCTGATGAATATTCCTAGTAATTAAATCAATTCCTAAACGCATTCAAATGTGCTTACCTAATGTAAAAATTCATTATCTCTGATGTCAAAAACCCTTCAGGATCTAAGCAGTTTATGTTGGAGAAACAAATTTCCACTAACTCTGGGTCATCCCTGGTTTAACAAGcaaaaagataaaaggagagagagagattagAAGGTTTGCATAAACCATCTTGCAAATTAATTCTAAATTTCTAATCAATTATTGTCCAATGTAGTCAGTAGCATCTCTGGGAATTAGTTGGAGCACCTTGAAGGATAATAAATCTTTGTGTCCTTGATGCTGAAAGCAACAAAAGAATCACTAATCGTCAAACACTAACAAACTTCAAAACTGAGAAATGGGAAGAAAGAAAGACTCGAGTGTTGGAAATTCTGTTTACCATTGACCAATTCTGTTTTCTCGCTCTGTCTTTACAAACTGAGTGTCATCCTCATCTTCAAGAACAATAGTCTGCCCCTGATTGAATAACGTCAATTAAATTCTAATGAGCAACAGAATGAAAAGGTTAAAATGGTGCAACATTATAACTCTAATTGCAGTATTCCAGCGAGACGAATTTTTGGCTATAATTTCCATGTGTCAGAAAAAACTGTCATGCATGAGAAAACTCCTGGCATTTTGTGTCTCACGATCgaaattcttattttatttcatGCAAAATTGCTTCCATCTAAGGGTAGTAGCATTCTTTGCAAGTGTTACATATAGTAGAATTCAAAGGTATCTAATTGGTTTATCCTGCAAAAAACTCATCCACATTTCAGGGAATAGTGTACCTAGTTTGAGTGGTTATATCATTCATGCAAAAACAAGTTTCCTCGTATGGAAGGTTGATTGGGAGTTGACACAAGCTTTGATTATTGAATATTCAAATTACTGATATAGAAGGAAACAATTTAATCCACAAGAGAGGGCTAAACTTGATTGTGTTACCGTTTGAATCACCAAACTGTGTCAATCACGagaattactaaactgaaagaGAAAATTCTCCATGTCTCCATATACTCCCACAAGACTATTAAAATTAACCAATATTAGCTTCGTAGAAACAGGAAATTTTTACATTTGAATTTCAGTAAGAGATCTTTTATCGTATTAATATCTTATCAAGCATTGTAGTAATCACTCAAGCACAACCAACCCACAACTCTTCAACCTGGAAAAGAAATTAGCAAGAGCCTCTAGTTAAAGCAATTTGTAGTAGTCAATTTGGCCTTGCCTGCTTGTCCACTTACATGTATAAATGTGATTACTTAACAGGGGGATTCATGGCAAATACTAGCTTGGCTCATTATTGCCGAGATAATGTTTTACTTTTTCGCATTCACCGCCCAATGCATGCAGTTATGACAGAAGAATCATGGTATGCATTTTCGTGTACTAGCTAAGGTGTTACGTATGTCTGGTGGAGATCATATTCACGCTGGTACCGTAGTAGGTAAACttgaagaagaaaagagagatCACTTTGGGCTTTGTTGATTTACTGTGTGATGATTTTGTTGAAAAAGAACGAAGCCACGGTATTTATTTCACTCAAGATTGTCCGCTCTCAGGTTGGGCAGTAAGGGTCGGAGAAGGGCAATCACTCGGATTAACTCAGCACCTTTTGATAAGAGGAGTTGCTCTTTGGAGAGGACAGTACGATTAAAGTTGTAAGCTGTGTTCGGGGGGGGGGGAGTTATTTCCGAGAGCCGGTGGTTTACACAGACAGTTAAGTTTTACTAAAATAGTTTCATTAGCACCTGAGGTCttataagataaaaaaattagaagataTAAGATAGAAAATTTTAGATTAAAAGGAGACCATGATATGGTTATAGTATTTAGTATTATAGTTAGAGTATTTGAATAAAAACGAAATAGAATTAATCAAACaaaattaattagtaaattgTGTTTCACGCATATacctttaattaaataataagaaaattcaaatttagAGATTTAATAAGCACCTGAGGTcttataagataaaaaaaatagaagatatAAGATAGAAAATTTTAGATTAAAAGGAGACCATGATATGGTTATAGTATTTAGTATTATAGTTAGAGTATTTGAATTATTTGAATAAAAACGAAATAGAATTAATCAAACAAAATTAATTAGTAAGTTGTGTTTCACGCATATacctttaattaaataataagaaaattcaaatttagagatttaataaaacaataaaaaaaagagtATGTTGATTATATGAAAactagataaaaataaaaaatttagtttatCATGATTACCAAGAGAGTAATGCATAAAACAATAAGAGAATCAAGCTTGAAGATGTAACAAGATATCGTAAGGGCATTAAACAAAGGTTCCAATCACTCTATCCATAACCTACGATCAATTAATCAAGTTAGAATGTCATCATTTTTGCTCAACAACTACCATAACACCATtaaaattttattcaaaattaaagcaaaaaatctaattttgcatttctaacaaggaaagatatTGTATTTACAATGACATATACAATATTTTAAAGCTAATATAGGACATAGTCTTAAGAAAAATGAACAAATATATTCTTTCATTCCATGCTCTCATAACCTTTTAAAACAAAGATTTCCACTCGAATAAAACTACACAGATTTTCTGAAGTAGATAAAAGACAAGCAAAAGATAACATCTGTAATGCAAGGGATGATAAATAAGACATACCTTCCTAGGCCTTGAGCCATTTGAATGTACAGCCTGACAATTATCCTTCCTATCACCAAAAGTAAAAACAATTAACTATTTAGGAAAATAATGCATTAAAGTAAAACCATATACTTGAGCAttcaaccaaaaaaaaattgcaatcAGGATCATATATTTATGCTAAAGGAATTGGAAGAGCTAAGGAATTAAATATGCACCAAACTCTAAATATGGTGCGTATAGTTCAGCAAGACTCTTGTATTTGCATGCAAAATTGGACTACAATTTCCTTATTGGGGAAACAAGTCTCTTTGAAGAAGGCAATAGTTTCACTGCatccaaggttgtaaaaaagcGTTAGccgctagtcgggcggacagGGCCCTCGAGAATTAATCCGGGATTAGTTGGGGATTAatcgtatttttatattttttacttgttaatcaacaaattgttatataaattcaattaaaagatatattatactatctaaaaataataatataaattatctaatatagaaaaacacctatatttgtaacatatatctttaaaaatgtgcaaagatcaacatttcaacaaacatatcattgaaacaactcaaatgtgaattataataaaacaaaaaataaattcataacaaaaatgtttttgttcattGGCGCCTAGGCGGTCAAGGCAGTCTAGGCAGAGCCCAGACGGCTAAAAATCGCCTAGGGGCAAACAAAACGCCTAGAGGGACTAATCAGAGAAAATCGGGCAGATTCTCGATTTCGAACGCGCGGTCTAGGCGGCGGTTTTGAACAGTGACAGCATCTTTTTGAAATATAGCCTATCCCTCTCAACcagtgatttaataatagaatcaCAAACAAAGTGAAATAGTAGGAAGAAATCAGTGGCAGCAACCATGAATTTTGTAAGACAATACACTATaagttaaataaataatagtaaaatagaaaatgaacTAAACACGCAAGTCAAGAGTTTCAGTAAATACCCTAAACGAACGTTCTATGATATAGTAAAACTACATTAGACTGAAATACTTGTCACTCATCAGACAGATTATATTCTTGACAATCTTATCCAATATAACCCTTTGTTGGAAACCTTCATTTGGATGAATTTTGAAGGAATTCCGTTCAGTTATTTCATAAAAATCTAGTttggaaagaaataaaaatggaaATTTAATCATGTTCTCTATAAAACAAGCTAATTTGACAGAATCGTAAATCATATAAAAATTCAATTGAATTCATTTCTTTcaagctatgttgcacggaaactcttcttcattagtGTTTCCGCGTTTCGTGTCCGTTTccgtttccctttccctttccctttccATTACCATTTCCTAGCTAATATTTCTTAGAAATAATGCTTCCCGgtatccgtttccgtttccatttccatttcgtttccgtgcaacatagctttCAAGTGATTTTGTTCCAAGCAATGCCTAAGCTAATATTCATTACAGTTACCATTAAAATAATTTATCCATGTAAATATCTCAAAAAATGGCAACATACCAATGCAAGATACATCTTTAGTTCAAAAGGAAAGAGATAGATCCAATTACAtatggtttttaatttttaaaaaaaaaaaaacatatgaacTAAGGTTGGAGTTGAGCATTTCAATAAGTGGAAAAAGGTAGGAGATAATGTAGCTGGTTAATAAtagattaacaaataaaaatagaaaatttcagATGGTATTAACTGGAATTGCCCGGagataattattaaataattttggaTTTCTTGGGGATCAAACACCAAGATTAAGTTAAATGCAAACATCTCAAGGCCCACTAGTCAAAAGGCTGATTTAAAAATTACAAGACATGGATAATATGATTCTGCCAAAATAAAAAGTATTGAGTTTTTAACAAAACCAAGTCTGTAGAACGCTCCTCAATCCGTGGATCCAATATAATTCAAAACCAAGGGAACTGCAGTATTCCTTATCTATCAAATATGGCCATTACTAAATGATGGTTAAGTAACATACTGCTTCATGAAAAAACTTGAAGAGCTCAAATGGCCTTATACCGAACTCGTGTTATTGTTCTTCAAAGTAAGTACTTATATACTTACATAAGATACTACTGCATGAAAAAGCTTGAAGAGCTCAAGTGACATAAAAACTGAACTCATGCTAGAATACTCCCATCCCCCATGAGAGGGGACTCTTAAAACACCAAACGACCAACTAATGGCCCTCCAAGCATAGAGGGAATTAAATCATAATAAGAAACTTAAAACTAAGCAAACCTGACTAACTTCCCAATttgaaaataacaaataacaaaaaaattattaattaaaggatCAATAGTAACAAATTTGACATAGGATTATGAACTCTATAGACGTAGTAATCATTTCAAATGTCAAGAGGCAGTTTAATATGGAGAAAGGTATGGagcaaatatatattataagaacgataaaaactaaaaaaaaaaaaatctaaatgaaAATGCATAGAGGGAATTAAATCATAATAAGAAACTGAAAACTGAACAAGCCTGCACATGCCAATGAATAACTTCCCTGACGAtccaaatataataaaattattttaattaaatctcATACAGGATCATTCAAGAGTAACAAATTTGGCATAGGATTATAAACTCTATAAAtgtaataatttcaaatatcaaGAGGCAGTTTAATATTAAGAAAGGTATGGAGCACACACacgtatataatataaaaaatataaaaacatctAAATGCTCACTTTCTCATCAGATTGCTGGATAAGCTTTCCCCATTTTGGTGGGAAGAAGTACCACGCTTGCCTCCATTTTGTGAAAGACTGGTATCACATGGGAAAGGAAATCTAGAAGACGACAGCTGATTTTTCGTTGTTCTATTTTCAAACATGGCTCCCCTAGATCTCATTTTCTGCTGGTCGCGACGCCGCCCCAAAATTGAGATTTCTTTATCATATGCATTATCTACACTATGATTTTTCTgttacaaaaattaaaattggacAGCATTAGTTTGTGTTCTTTAGTAATATAGGCTACTTAAAAatgagttataaaaaaaaaagaaaaaaagtgcaGTGATAACACCATACATTTCCTTCGATCTTCTTAGTAAAACAAGAAGCAAATTCAGATCGTGAATTGACTTTAGAAAATGCATTTTCTCGTTCACAGCCATCTGAAGCACCAATAAATCACATCTAGGTTTCAGAAATATGCaccaagaaaaaagaaagagtgATAATATCACTGCATATTTTCTTAATCAATGGCTCCTTGTACAAGAACAGAGTATTTTCACTGAAGCACTTACGAAAACCTGCTCTGTAACATCTTTCTCAAGGAGGAAGATCAAAGTAGAGAGTTGAACATACCAGTTCTATCTGCACTTGTCAACTGAATGTGGTTCAAACATGGATCAGCATCCTGCCCAAAGAGTATAAAGAATCACGACAGATTCATTTACACAATAAAGTACAAATATAGCTAGCACAGCAAATGACTTCATGCCAGCATTCTTAAATCAAATTGTTATTGATAATTAAGAACATGAAATACCAAACCAGAGGCCCTGTATCATCATCACaaacatagttgttaaaggtgcGCCTCTGTGTCAGTGAGGCGGGCAATGTTCACCAGGCACGCGCCTTGGGTAGCCTCTCGCCTTGAGTGAGGCCTGCCTAGGCGCAA comes from the Euphorbia lathyris chromosome 5, ddEupLath1.1, whole genome shotgun sequence genome and includes:
- the LOC136230305 gene encoding ubiquitin-like-specific protease 1D isoform X4, with the translated sequence MEEINSRKRPLKLDWNEIFDQNDGEPPQIEIVKGASEPPRPSPMTTDQSREDIVSLTDHELKQNIKRQKDNFRRLSPTLPDGGEKIRNVLKLLEEEDQRRELARAEKDADPCLNHIQLTSADRTDGCERENAFSKVNSRSEFASCFTKKIEGNKNHSVDNAYDKEISILGRRRDQQKMRSRGAMFENRTTKNQLSSSRFPFPCDTSLSQNGGKRGTSSHQNGESLSSNLMRKKDNCQAVHSNGSRPRKGQTIVLEDEDDTQFVKTERENRIGQCIKDTKIYYPSRDDPELVEICFSNINCLDPEGFLTSEIMNFYIRYLRLQMSPTNNGLCDYHFFNTFFYKKLKQAVSHKVGSDKESSFIKFRRWWKGVNIFQKAYVFIPIHEDLHWSLVIICIPDREDNSGPIILHLDSLGFHSSKSVFEEIRSYLKQEWHYLKEEVSPPDLPISVHIWENLPRRIDEKKIEVPQQKNDSDCGLFVLFFMERFIEVAPERLKKKDLAMFSKRWFRPQEASDLRVKIRNLLLDEFEKETTVNCSLESPSSPTDGAPP
- the LOC136230305 gene encoding ubiquitin-like-specific protease 1D isoform X5; translated protein: MEEINSRKRPLKLDWNEIFDQNDGEPPQIEIVKGASEPPRPSPMTTDQSREDIVSLTDHELKQNIKRQKDNFRRLSPTLPDGGEKIRNVLKLLEEEDQRRELARAEKDADPCLNHIQLTSADRTDGCERENAFSKVNSRSEFASCFTKKIEGNKNHSVDNAYDKEISILGRRRDQQKMRSRGAMFENRTTKNQLSSSRFPFPCDTSLSQNGGKRGTSSHQNGESLSSNLMRKKDNCQAVHSNGSRPRKGQTIVLEDEDDTQFVKTERENRIGQCIKDTKIYYPSRDDPELVEICFSNINCLDPEGFLTSEIMNFYIRYLRLQMSPTNNGLCDYHFFNTFFYKKLKQAVSHKGSDKESSFIKFRRWWKGVNIFQKAYVFIPIHEDLHWSLVIICIPDREDNSGPIILHLDSLGFHSSKSVFEEIRSYLKQEWHYLKEEVSPPDLPISVHIWENLPRRIDEKKIEVPQQKNDSDCGLFVLFFMERFIEVAPERLKKKDLAMFSKRWFRPQEASDLRVKIRNLLLDEFEKETTVNCSLESPSSPTDGAPP
- the LOC136230305 gene encoding ubiquitin-like-specific protease 1D isoform X6; translated protein: MEEINSRKRPLKLDWNEIFDQNDGEPPQIEIVKGASEPPRPSPMTTDQSREDIVSLTDHELKQNIKRQKDNFRRLSPTLPDGGEKIRNVLKLLEEEDQRRELARAEKDADPCLNHIQLTSADRTDGCERENAFSKVNSRSEFASCFTKKIEGNKNHSVDNAYDKEISILGRRRDQQKMRSRGAMFENRTTKNQLSSSRFPFPCDTSLSQNGGKRGTSSHQNGESLSSNLMRKKDNCQAVHSNGSRPRKTIVLEDEDDTQFVKTERENRIGQCIKDTKIYYPSRDDPELVEICFSNINCLDPEGFLTSEIMNFYIRYLRLQMSPTNNGLCDYHFFNTFFYKKLKQAVSHKVGSDKESSFIKFRRWWKGVNIFQKAYVFIPIHEDLHWSLVIICIPDREDNSGPIILHLDSLGFHSSKSVFEEIRSYLKQEWHYLKEEVSPPDLPISVHIWENLPRRIDEKKIEVPQQKNDSDCGLFVLFFMERFIEVAPERLKKKDLAMFSKRWFRPQEASDLRVKIRNLLLDEFEKETTVNCSLESPSSPTDGAPP
- the LOC136230305 gene encoding ubiquitin-like-specific protease 1D isoform X1 gives rise to the protein MEEINSRKRPLKLDWNEIFDQNDGEPPQIEIVKGASEPPRPSPMTTDQSREDIVSLTDHELKQNIKRQKDNFRRLSPTLPDGGEKIRNVLKLLEEEDQRRELARAEKDADPCLNHIQLTSADRTDGCERENAFSKVNSRSEFASCFTKKIEGNKNHSVDNAYDKEISILGRRRDQQKMRSRGAMFENRTTKNQLSSSRFPFPCDTSLSQNGGKRGTSSHQNGESLSSNLMRKKDNCQAVHSNGSRPRKGQTIVLEDEDDTQFVKTERENRIGQCDSFVAFSIKDTKIYYPSRDDPELVEICFSNINCLDPEGFLTSEIMNFYIRYLRLQMSPTNNGLCDYHFFNTFFYKKLKQAVSHKVGSDKESSFIKFRRWWKGVNIFQKAYVFIPIHEDLHWSLVIICIPDREDNSGPIILHLDSLGFHSSKSVFEEIRSYLKQEWHYLKEEVSPPDLPISVHIWENLPRRIDEKKIEVPQQKNDSDCGLFVLFFMERFIEVAPERLKKKDLAMFSKRWFRPQEASDLRVKIRNLLLDEFEKETTVNCSLESPSSPTDGAPP
- the LOC136230305 gene encoding ubiquitin-like-specific protease 1D isoform X2; its protein translation is MEEINSRKRPLKLDWNEIFDQNDGEPPQIEIVKGASEPPRPSPMTTDQSREDIVSLTDHELKQNIKRQKDNFRRLSPTLPDGGEKIRNVLKLLEEEDQRRELARAEKDADPCLNHIQLTSADRTDGCERENAFSKVNSRSEFASCFTKKIEGNKNHSVDNAYDKEISILGRRRDQQKMRSRGAMFENRTTKNQLSSSRFPFPCDTSLSQNGGKRGTSSHQNGESLSSNLMRKKDNCQAVHSNGSRPRKGQTIVLEDEDDTQFVKTERENRIGQCDSFVAFSIKDTKIYYPSRDDPELVEICFSNINCLDPEGFLTSEIMNFYIRYLRLQMSPTNNGLCDYHFFNTFFYKKLKQAVSHKGSDKESSFIKFRRWWKGVNIFQKAYVFIPIHEDLHWSLVIICIPDREDNSGPIILHLDSLGFHSSKSVFEEIRSYLKQEWHYLKEEVSPPDLPISVHIWENLPRRIDEKKIEVPQQKNDSDCGLFVLFFMERFIEVAPERLKKKDLAMFSKRWFRPQEASDLRVKIRNLLLDEFEKETTVNCSLESPSSPTDGAPP
- the LOC136230305 gene encoding ubiquitin-like-specific protease 1D isoform X3: MEEINSRKRPLKLDWNEIFDQNDGEPPQIEIVKGASEPPRPSPMTTDQSREDIVSLTDHELKQNIKRQKDNFRRLSPTLPDGGEKIRNVLKLLEEEDQRRELARAEKDADPCLNHIQLTSADRTDGCERENAFSKVNSRSEFASCFTKKIEGNKNHSVDNAYDKEISILGRRRDQQKMRSRGAMFENRTTKNQLSSSRFPFPCDTSLSQNGGKRGTSSHQNGESLSSNLMRKKDNCQAVHSNGSRPRKTIVLEDEDDTQFVKTERENRIGQCDSFVAFSIKDTKIYYPSRDDPELVEICFSNINCLDPEGFLTSEIMNFYIRYLRLQMSPTNNGLCDYHFFNTFFYKKLKQAVSHKVGSDKESSFIKFRRWWKGVNIFQKAYVFIPIHEDLHWSLVIICIPDREDNSGPIILHLDSLGFHSSKSVFEEIRSYLKQEWHYLKEEVSPPDLPISVHIWENLPRRIDEKKIEVPQQKNDSDCGLFVLFFMERFIEVAPERLKKKDLAMFSKRWFRPQEASDLRVKIRNLLLDEFEKETTVNCSLESPSSPTDGAPP